Proteins from one Parvibaculum lavamentivorans DS-1 genomic window:
- the fabF gene encoding beta-ketoacyl-ACP synthase II — translation MRRVVVTGVGMVSPLGCGVETTWNRMLKGESGARKIEKFDVSDLPCKIAMPVPREGEGAFNPDDWMEPKESKRVDDFIVYAMSAATQALSDAGWKPETEEEKCRTGTMIGSGIGGLEGIAEEAYTLRDKGPRRVSPFFITGRLINLASGYVSIKHGLKGPNHSVVTACSTGAHAIGDAARLIMLDDADVMVAGGAESAICRIGIAGFAACRALSTGFNDTPERASRPYDSDRDGFVMGEGAGVVVLEEYEHAKARGAKIYGEVVGYGLSGDAYHVTAPPEDGDGGFRSMQAALKRAGISPSDLDYINAHGTSTMADTIELGAVTRLLGNAVETVSMSSTKSSVGHLLGAAGAVEAIFCLLAMRDSKLPPTINLDNPSVDTRIDLVPNKARDKKVNYALSNSFGFGGTNASLVLKKVDG, via the coding sequence ATGAGGCGAGTTGTCGTCACGGGTGTGGGTATGGTGTCGCCGCTGGGCTGCGGCGTCGAAACCACTTGGAACCGGATGCTCAAGGGTGAATCCGGAGCCCGCAAGATCGAGAAGTTCGACGTCTCCGATCTCCCCTGCAAGATCGCCATGCCGGTTCCACGCGAGGGCGAAGGCGCTTTCAATCCCGACGACTGGATGGAGCCGAAGGAATCGAAGCGTGTCGACGACTTCATCGTCTACGCCATGTCCGCCGCTACTCAGGCTCTGAGCGATGCGGGCTGGAAGCCGGAAACCGAAGAAGAAAAGTGCCGCACCGGCACCATGATCGGCTCGGGCATCGGCGGTCTCGAAGGCATTGCCGAAGAAGCCTACACCCTGCGCGACAAGGGTCCGCGCCGCGTCAGCCCCTTCTTCATCACCGGCCGTCTCATCAACCTCGCCTCCGGTTACGTCTCCATAAAGCACGGCCTCAAGGGGCCGAACCATTCCGTCGTCACGGCCTGCTCGACCGGCGCTCATGCCATTGGCGATGCGGCGCGTCTGATCATGCTCGATGACGCGGATGTGATGGTCGCCGGCGGCGCCGAATCCGCGATTTGCCGCATCGGCATCGCGGGCTTCGCGGCCTGCCGCGCCCTCTCCACCGGCTTCAACGACACGCCGGAGCGCGCCTCGCGTCCCTATGACAGCGATCGCGACGGCTTCGTCATGGGTGAAGGCGCCGGCGTCGTCGTCCTCGAGGAATACGAGCACGCCAAGGCCCGTGGCGCGAAGATTTACGGTGAAGTCGTCGGCTATGGCCTCTCGGGCGATGCCTATCACGTGACGGCGCCGCCGGAAGATGGTGACGGCGGTTTCCGCTCGATGCAGGCCGCGCTCAAGCGTGCCGGCATTTCGCCTTCCGATCTCGACTACATCAACGCCCACGGTACCTCGACCATGGCGGACACGATCGAGCTCGGGGCCGTCACGCGCCTTCTGGGCAATGCCGTTGAAACGGTTTCGATGTCGTCGACCAAATCGTCGGTCGGCCACCTGCTTGGCGCGGCCGGCGCCGTGGAGGCGATTTTCTGCCTGCTCGCCATGCGCGACAGCAAGCTGCCGCCGACGATCAACCTCGACAATCCCTCGGTGGACACAAGGATCGACCTCGTGCCCAACAAGGCGCGCGACAAGAAAGTGAACTACGCCTTGAGCAATTCCTTCGGCTTCGGGGGTACCAACGCGTCGCTGGTGCTGAAAAAGGTTGATGGTTGA
- the rfbF gene encoding glucose-1-phosphate cytidylyltransferase, with product MTKVVILAGGLGTRISEESQLRPKPMIEIGGRPILWHIMKIYTHFGHTDFVICVGYRGYMIKEYFANYVLHSSDVTIDAANGDIVFHQKAREPWRVTLVDTGADTLTGGRLKRVRDYLDPGETFFMTYGDGVANVDIDALLAFHKKHGKEATLTSVIPPGRYGALELEGDVVQRFIEKPPGDNAWINGGFFALEPSVLDRIEGDATPFESEPLMGLARDRQLMSFRHAGFWQPMDTLREKNHLEELWAGGNAPWKVWRD from the coding sequence ATGACGAAAGTTGTGATATTGGCGGGTGGCCTCGGCACCCGCATTTCGGAGGAAAGCCAGCTCCGCCCGAAGCCCATGATCGAAATCGGCGGCCGCCCGATCCTGTGGCACATCATGAAAATCTACACCCATTTCGGGCATACCGATTTCGTCATCTGCGTCGGCTATCGCGGATATATGATCAAGGAATATTTCGCCAACTATGTCCTGCACTCGTCCGATGTGACGATTGATGCGGCAAACGGCGACATCGTCTTCCATCAAAAGGCGCGGGAGCCGTGGCGCGTCACGCTGGTGGATACAGGCGCGGACACATTGACCGGCGGGCGTTTGAAGCGGGTGCGCGACTATCTCGATCCCGGCGAAACCTTCTTCATGACCTATGGCGACGGCGTCGCGAATGTCGACATTGACGCTCTCCTCGCTTTCCACAAGAAGCACGGAAAGGAAGCAACGCTGACCAGCGTGATCCCGCCCGGCCGCTACGGCGCGCTCGAGCTGGAAGGCGATGTCGTGCAGCGTTTCATTGAAAAGCCCCCGGGCGACAATGCCTGGATCAATGGCGGCTTCTTCGCGCTCGAACCGTCGGTTCTCGACCGGATCGAAGGCGACGCAACCCCCTTTGAGAGCGAGCCGCTGATGGGGCTCGCGCGAGACCGGCAGCTCATGAGCTTTCGCCATGCCGGCTTCTGGCAGCCGATGGACACGCTGCGTGAAAAAAATCATCTGGAAGAACTGTGGGCCGGCGGAAACGCGCCATGGAAGGTCTGGAGGGATTAG
- the rfbG gene encoding CDP-glucose 4,6-dehydratase, whose protein sequence is MRIDGLDKDFWRGKRVLLTGHTGFKGSWAALWLSRLGADVTGFALEPDAEPNLFALARVGEAVHSHIGDLRDVEAVRRVVADADPQIVIHMAAQPLVRRSYADPVETFAVNVMGTVNLLQTLRTVNALQTVLVVTTDKVYENAEQGISFCEDDPLGGHDPYAASKAATELVAASYARSFFAARGVRLATARGGNVIGGGDFSEDRLVPDIWRALRKNEPLLLRNPEAARPWQHVLDCLCGYFTFVRGLADLPDAPAALNFGPPHDAPVLTVAELAGAVQAALGSGAMWQPAADRGPHEMATLEIDSRRARSLLGWRDQLAGAPCVQWLADWYRAFNMDSDMRAVTLDQIAAYEALSARVGQS, encoded by the coding sequence GTGCGCATTGACGGGCTCGACAAGGATTTCTGGCGCGGCAAGCGCGTCCTGTTGACCGGACATACGGGCTTCAAGGGCTCGTGGGCGGCGCTTTGGCTCTCGCGTCTTGGTGCGGATGTGACGGGATTTGCGCTTGAGCCCGATGCCGAGCCCAATCTCTTCGCTCTGGCGCGGGTAGGGGAGGCGGTGCACTCGCATATCGGCGACCTGCGGGATGTGGAGGCCGTGCGCCGCGTCGTGGCCGATGCCGATCCGCAGATCGTGATCCACATGGCGGCTCAGCCTCTCGTCCGCCGTTCCTATGCCGATCCCGTGGAAACCTTCGCCGTGAACGTGATGGGCACCGTCAATCTTCTGCAGACGCTTCGCACCGTGAACGCCCTTCAAACTGTGCTCGTCGTGACGACCGACAAGGTCTACGAAAATGCCGAGCAGGGCATTTCCTTTTGCGAGGATGATCCTCTCGGAGGTCACGATCCCTATGCCGCGTCGAAGGCGGCAACGGAGCTCGTCGCCGCGTCTTATGCGCGCTCCTTCTTCGCCGCGCGCGGCGTCCGGCTGGCAACGGCGCGCGGCGGCAACGTGATCGGCGGCGGCGATTTTTCCGAAGACCGTCTGGTGCCGGATATCTGGCGGGCGCTTCGCAAGAACGAGCCGCTCCTCCTGCGCAATCCGGAGGCCGCCCGCCCATGGCAGCATGTGCTGGATTGCCTCTGCGGCTATTTCACCTTTGTGCGCGGGCTGGCCGATCTGCCGGATGCACCCGCCGCCCTCAATTTCGGTCCCCCGCACGATGCGCCCGTGCTCACCGTCGCCGAACTCGCAGGCGCGGTTCAGGCCGCGCTTGGCAGCGGCGCCATGTGGCAGCCGGCAGCTGACCGTGGTCCCCATGAGATGGCGACGCTGGAAATCGACAGCCGCCGCGCCCGCTCCCTCCTTGGCTGGCGGGACCAGCTCGCCGGCGCGCCCTGCGTCCAGTGGCTGGCGGACTGGTACCGCGCCTTCAACATGGATAGCGACATGCGCGCGGTCACGCTTGATCAGATTGCCGCTTACGAGGCGCTCTCTGCCAGGGTGGGGCAATCATGA
- a CDS encoding dTDP-4-dehydrorhamnose 3,5-epimerase family protein, producing the protein MTGRFEIVDTPLAGLKLLHRRRMGDDRGWLERLFCADELASAGWVWPIAQINRTLTVNKGTVRGMHFQHPPHEEAKLVTCLRGEVLDVAVDLRKNSPTYLGWHGEILSGKNAASLLIPPGFAHGFQTLTSDVEMFYVHSAPYAPQAEDGVRADDPAIAIAWPLEIAERSERDRNFSLVEEREAK; encoded by the coding sequence ATGACCGGCCGCTTCGAAATCGTCGACACGCCGCTTGCGGGGCTGAAGCTGCTGCATCGCCGCCGGATGGGCGATGACAGGGGCTGGCTGGAGCGTCTGTTTTGCGCGGATGAGTTGGCGTCCGCTGGTTGGGTGTGGCCCATTGCCCAGATCAACCGCACACTGACCGTCAACAAGGGCACGGTGCGCGGTATGCATTTTCAACATCCGCCGCACGAAGAGGCTAAGCTCGTCACCTGCCTCAGGGGCGAAGTGCTGGACGTGGCGGTGGACCTCAGAAAAAACTCTCCCACCTATCTCGGATGGCACGGAGAAATTCTGTCGGGAAAGAATGCCGCAAGCCTTCTCATTCCGCCGGGATTTGCCCATGGCTTTCAGACGCTGACATCCGATGTCGAAATGTTCTATGTCCACTCCGCGCCCTACGCGCCGCAAGCTGAGGACGGGGTAAGGGCGGACGATCCGGCAATTGCCATTGCATGGCCGCTGGAGATCGCCGAGCGTTCGGAACGTGACCGGAATTTTTCATTGGTCGAAGAAAGAGAAGCAAAGTGA
- the fabD gene encoding ACP S-malonyltransferase: protein MSRAFTFPGQGSQAVGMGRELAEAFAPAREVFDEVNDALGENLSKLMWEGPQEELTLTENAQPAIMAVSLAVIRTLEREGGFSLAGKAAFVAGHSLGEYSALAAAGAFTLADTARLLKRRGLAMQRAVPVGEGAMAALLGLEFEQAAEVAAEAAQGEVCAAANDNGGGQVVVSGAKAAVERAIEIAKTKGAKRSMLLPVSAPFHCSLMQPAADEMAEALAAVDIKAPSVPLVANVTASRVADPATIRDLLVQQVTGMVRWRESVLYMEAQGVVNFVEVGAGKALSGMVKRIVKEADLVSVGTPADVEAFLKTL, encoded by the coding sequence ATGTCGAGAGCTTTCACCTTTCCGGGACAGGGGTCGCAGGCGGTCGGCATGGGCCGTGAACTGGCGGAAGCCTTTGCCCCCGCGCGCGAGGTCTTCGACGAGGTAAACGACGCACTTGGCGAAAACCTCTCGAAGCTGATGTGGGAAGGGCCGCAGGAAGAGCTGACCCTGACGGAAAACGCCCAACCGGCGATCATGGCCGTCAGCCTCGCCGTTATCCGCACGCTGGAGCGGGAAGGCGGCTTCAGCCTTGCCGGCAAGGCAGCTTTCGTCGCAGGCCACTCCCTGGGCGAATATTCGGCCCTGGCGGCCGCGGGCGCCTTCACACTGGCTGATACGGCCCGCCTCCTGAAGCGGCGCGGCCTTGCCATGCAGCGCGCCGTGCCGGTGGGCGAGGGCGCCATGGCGGCGCTGCTCGGCCTCGAGTTCGAGCAGGCGGCAGAGGTTGCGGCAGAGGCGGCTCAGGGCGAGGTTTGCGCCGCAGCCAACGATAATGGCGGCGGCCAGGTTGTCGTCTCCGGCGCCAAGGCGGCGGTCGAACGGGCCATCGAAATTGCCAAGACCAAAGGCGCGAAGCGCAGCATGCTGCTGCCCGTCAGCGCCCCCTTTCATTGCTCCCTGATGCAGCCGGCGGCCGACGAGATGGCCGAGGCGCTCGCCGCGGTCGACATCAAGGCGCCCTCCGTCCCGCTCGTCGCGAATGTCACCGCTTCCCGCGTCGCCGATCCGGCCACCATCCGGGATTTGCTGGTGCAGCAGGTCACGGGCATGGTCCGCTGGCGCGAAAGCGTTCTTTATATGGAAGCGCAGGGCGTCGTGAATTTCGTCGAGGTGGGCGCGGGCAAGGCGCTTTCCGGCATGGTGAAGCGCATCGTCAAGGAAGCCGACCTCGTTTCCGTCGGCACGCCGGCCGATGTCGAGGCGTTTCTCAAAACGCTCTGA
- the mltG gene encoding endolytic transglycosylase MltG → MGRYLLLSALVLPLLAALLAASIFLYGKYRFEAHGPHEEAVVVLLAPGTGVRAIASLLDREGVISDPMIFLAGVRFHRAEGDLKAGEYRIPAHASMAAIMGILREGRSILHRITIPEGLTSEQAMLLVAANPVLLGEMPPVPAEGKILPETYSFTRGATRAEIVAEMQKAASDLLERLWEARAENLPVKTKEEAVILASIVEKETGVASERPRVAAVFTNRLRKPMRLQSDPTIIYGLVGGKGALGRPIRRSELDRLTPYNTYLVDGLPPTPICNPGKASLEAVLNPPDTDEFYFVADGTGGHAFSRTLAEHLERVREWRQIERQKAQ, encoded by the coding sequence TTGGGCCGCTATCTTCTGCTTTCCGCGCTCGTCCTGCCGCTCCTCGCTGCCCTTCTGGCTGCAAGTATTTTTCTGTACGGGAAATACCGGTTCGAGGCGCACGGGCCGCATGAGGAAGCCGTCGTCGTCCTGCTTGCGCCCGGTACAGGCGTCCGCGCCATCGCGTCGCTGCTGGACCGGGAAGGCGTTATTTCCGACCCCATGATCTTCCTCGCCGGTGTCCGCTTCCACCGCGCGGAGGGAGACCTCAAGGCCGGCGAATACCGCATACCCGCCCACGCCAGCATGGCCGCGATCATGGGCATTCTGCGCGAAGGCCGCTCGATACTTCACCGCATCACCATCCCCGAAGGCTTGACCAGCGAGCAGGCAATGCTGCTCGTCGCCGCCAATCCTGTGCTGCTCGGCGAGATGCCGCCCGTCCCCGCGGAAGGCAAAATACTGCCCGAGACCTACAGCTTCACGCGCGGCGCCACGCGGGCGGAAATCGTTGCCGAGATGCAGAAAGCGGCGAGCGACCTGCTGGAGCGCTTGTGGGAAGCCCGCGCCGAAAATCTGCCGGTCAAAACGAAGGAAGAAGCGGTCATTCTCGCATCCATCGTGGAGAAGGAAACAGGCGTCGCTTCCGAGCGTCCCCGCGTCGCGGCCGTCTTCACCAATCGCCTGCGCAAGCCCATGCGCCTCCAGTCCGACCCCACGATCATCTACGGTCTGGTCGGAGGCAAAGGCGCTCTGGGCCGTCCGATCCGCCGTAGCGAGCTCGACCGGCTGACCCCCTATAACACCTATCTCGTGGACGGCCTGCCGCCGACGCCCATCTGCAATCCCGGCAAGGCCTCGCTCGAAGCGGTGCTCAATCCCCCCGATACCGATGAGTTCTATTTTGTTGCCGATGGCACCGGCGGCCACGCCTTCTCCCGTACGCTGGCCGAACATTTGGAGCGGGTCCGTGAATGGCGGCAGATCGAGCGCCAGAAGGCGCAGTAG
- a CDS encoding acyl carrier protein has protein sequence MSDIAERLKKIVVEHLGVDADKVTENASFIDDLGADSLDNVELVMAFEEEFGVEIPDDAAEKILTVKDAIEFVKANAKS, from the coding sequence ATGAGTGATATCGCTGAACGCTTGAAGAAGATCGTGGTCGAGCACCTGGGTGTCGACGCGGATAAGGTCACCGAGAACGCGAGCTTCATCGATGATCTGGGCGCGGACAGTCTCGACAACGTCGAGCTGGTGATGGCGTTCGAAGAAGAATTCGGCGTGGAAATTCCCGACGATGCCGCCGAGAAAATCCTTACCGTCAAGGACGCCATTGAGTTCGTCAAAGCGAACGCCAAGTCCTGA
- a CDS encoding class I SAM-dependent methyltransferase produces MKCRHCGAPLALSLIDLGSAPPSNAYLTAETLNGPETWYPLRVLVCTTCWLVQTEDHAGREELFSAEYAYFSSTSTSWLAHSKAYVGAMVDRFGLGADSMVVEVAANDGYLLQYVKERGIPCYGVEPTASTAAAAREKGIEIDERFFGVQLATELAAAGRQADLTAANNVLAHVPDINDFVSGFAALLKPSGVSTFEFPHLLKLVQENQFDTIYHEHYSYLSLTAVNRIFAANGLRCFDVEELPTHGGSLRVYAQRADSGRHEASPRLAAMLAREEECGVASESFYEGFQARAGKMKDDFLEFLIDAKRKGLKVGAYGAAAKGNTLMNFAGIRPDLIPYVVDRAAAKQGKFMPGSRIPIVGEARIKQDRPDVIVILPWNIREEVMAQLAYAREWGAVFVTAVPELTVQPGR; encoded by the coding sequence GTGAAGTGCCGTCATTGTGGAGCGCCGCTGGCCTTGTCGCTGATCGACCTCGGCTCCGCTCCGCCGTCAAACGCCTATCTGACCGCCGAAACGCTCAATGGTCCCGAGACCTGGTATCCGCTCCGCGTGCTCGTCTGCACCACTTGCTGGCTGGTCCAGACCGAAGACCATGCGGGCCGCGAAGAGTTGTTCTCCGCTGAATACGCCTATTTCAGCTCGACCTCGACAAGCTGGCTTGCTCATTCAAAGGCCTATGTCGGCGCGATGGTTGACCGTTTCGGCCTCGGCGCAGACAGCATGGTCGTGGAAGTGGCCGCCAATGATGGCTACCTGCTTCAATATGTGAAGGAGCGCGGCATCCCCTGTTACGGCGTCGAGCCGACGGCGAGCACCGCCGCGGCGGCGCGGGAAAAAGGGATCGAGATCGACGAACGCTTTTTCGGCGTTCAGCTCGCAACGGAACTTGCCGCAGCCGGCAGGCAGGCGGATCTCACGGCGGCAAACAACGTCCTTGCGCATGTGCCGGACATAAATGATTTCGTATCGGGCTTCGCCGCGCTGCTGAAGCCCTCGGGCGTATCCACTTTCGAATTCCCGCATCTGCTGAAGCTCGTTCAGGAAAACCAGTTCGACACGATCTACCACGAGCACTATTCCTACCTCTCCTTGACGGCGGTAAACCGCATCTTTGCCGCCAATGGCCTTCGGTGCTTCGACGTGGAGGAACTGCCGACACATGGCGGCAGCCTGCGCGTCTATGCGCAGCGCGCCGATAGCGGCCGGCATGAGGCCTCGCCGCGCCTCGCTGCCATGCTTGCCCGCGAAGAAGAATGCGGCGTCGCGAGCGAGAGCTTCTATGAAGGCTTCCAGGCCCGCGCCGGAAAAATGAAGGACGATTTCCTCGAATTCCTGATCGACGCAAAGCGAAAGGGATTGAAGGTCGGCGCCTATGGTGCGGCGGCGAAGGGAAACACCCTCATGAACTTCGCCGGCATCCGCCCCGATCTCATCCCCTATGTCGTGGACCGCGCCGCCGCGAAGCAAGGCAAGTTCATGCCCGGCAGCCGCATCCCGATCGTCGGCGAAGCCCGGATAAAACAGGACCGCCCGGACGTCATCGT
- a CDS encoding YicC/YloC family endoribonuclease: protein MSLNSMTGFARVEGAAGPARWHWEMRSVNGKGLDARLRLPAGMDALEAPLRTELARHLKRGNCQITLTIDRASDAVPLRVNKEALRVVLDAIADLQQTMEVMPPRPEGILALKGVLESAETVEESDEAKQAFEAALIESFKAAAAALAAARAQEGAKLEAILRAQVDEIERLTREAAACPAAAPEAIRARLAAQVNDLLGASSVSEERLSQEVALLATKADIREELDRLMAHVSQARELIDGSEAVGRRLDFLTQEFNREANTLCSKASDVSLTRIGLDLKTVIDQLREQIQNVE from the coding sequence ATGTCGCTTAACAGCATGACAGGCTTTGCCCGCGTCGAGGGCGCGGCCGGGCCTGCGCGCTGGCATTGGGAAATGCGCAGCGTGAACGGCAAGGGCCTTGATGCGCGGCTCCGTCTGCCCGCTGGTATGGACGCGCTGGAAGCGCCGCTCCGTACCGAGCTCGCGCGGCATTTGAAGCGCGGCAACTGCCAGATCACGCTGACGATCGACCGTGCGTCAGATGCGGTCCCGCTCCGCGTCAACAAGGAGGCGCTGCGGGTGGTGCTCGATGCCATCGCCGATCTTCAGCAGACGATGGAGGTGATGCCGCCCCGACCGGAAGGCATTCTCGCCCTCAAAGGTGTGCTGGAAAGCGCGGAGACTGTCGAGGAAAGCGACGAGGCGAAACAGGCATTCGAGGCGGCGCTGATCGAGTCCTTCAAGGCGGCGGCGGCAGCGCTTGCCGCCGCACGTGCGCAGGAGGGCGCAAAGCTTGAGGCAATTCTGCGTGCCCAGGTAGATGAAATCGAACGGCTGACGCGCGAAGCGGCGGCTTGTCCCGCGGCAGCGCCGGAAGCCATCCGCGCTCGTCTCGCGGCCCAGGTGAATGATCTGCTCGGCGCTTCATCCGTCTCCGAAGAACGTCTTTCTCAGGAAGTGGCGCTGCTGGCCACCAAGGCGGATATCCGCGAGGAGCTGGACCGCCTGATGGCGCACGTCTCCCAGGCGCGTGAACTCATCGACGGAAGTGAAGCTGTGGGCCGCCGCCTCGATTTCCTCACACAGGAGTTCAATCGCGAGGCGAACACCCTCTGTTCCAAGGCTTCCGATGTGAGCCTGACGCGCATAGGCCTCGATCTGAAAACGGTGATCGACCAGCTTCGTGAACAGATTCAAAACGTGGAGTGA
- the gmk gene encoding guanylate kinase, protein MTEIAIHRRGLMLVLSSPSGAGKTTLSRRLLDSDPEIEMSVSATTRKPRPGEVEGKDYFFLDTEDFGIMRNRGEFLESAKVFGNYYGTPKKPVEDALARGRDVLFDIDWQGTQQLDESAPEDLVKVFILPPSAQELEKRLERRAQDPADIVAARMAKASDEISHYQEYEYIIINDDVDRAFAELQAILRAERLRRRRLTGLSNFVKQLREAL, encoded by the coding sequence ATGACGGAAATCGCCATTCATCGCCGTGGCCTGATGCTGGTTCTGTCGTCGCCCTCCGGCGCCGGAAAAACGACGCTTTCGCGCCGCCTCCTCGACAGCGACCCTGAAATCGAAATGTCCGTCTCCGCGACGACCCGCAAGCCGCGTCCGGGCGAAGTCGAAGGAAAGGACTATTTCTTTCTCGATACGGAAGATTTCGGCATTATGCGCAACAGGGGCGAATTCCTGGAAAGCGCGAAAGTCTTCGGCAACTACTACGGTACGCCGAAAAAGCCGGTAGAGGATGCACTTGCGCGCGGCCGCGACGTCCTGTTCGACATCGACTGGCAGGGAACGCAGCAACTGGATGAAAGCGCACCTGAGGATCTGGTGAAAGTCTTCATCCTCCCGCCCTCCGCGCAGGAGCTGGAAAAGCGGCTTGAGCGCCGCGCACAGGACCCCGCGGACATCGTCGCCGCCCGGATGGCCAAGGCGTCCGATGAAATAAGCCACTACCAGGAATATGAATACATCATCATCAATGATGATGTGGACAGGGCCTTCGCCGAATTGCAGGCGATCCTCCGCGCCGAGCGGCTTCGCCGGCGCCGGTTGACCGGCTTGTCCAACTTCGTGAAGCAGCTTCGCGAAGCACTGTAG
- the fabG gene encoding 3-oxoacyl-[acyl-carrier-protein] reductase has translation MFDLTGRNALVTGASGGIGSDIARVFHAQGATVALSGTRREALDALASELGDRVHVLPCNLSDGAAVDALPKQAEEAMGTLDILINNAGLTRDNLFMRMKDEEWDEVIRVNLTAAFRLSRGVLRGMMKRRWGRIIGITSVVGITGNPGQGNYAASKAGMIGMTKSLAQEVASRNITANCIAPGFIRSAMTDALNEEQQGRIMSTIPAARLGEGAEIAAAAVFLASEEAAYVTGQTLHVNGGMAMI, from the coding sequence ATGTTCGATCTTACAGGCAGGAACGCGCTGGTCACGGGCGCATCGGGCGGCATCGGTTCCGATATCGCACGTGTTTTTCATGCGCAGGGCGCGACGGTCGCCTTGTCGGGAACACGCAGGGAGGCGCTGGATGCCCTGGCATCCGAACTCGGGGATCGCGTGCATGTATTGCCATGCAATCTTTCCGACGGAGCCGCCGTCGACGCGCTGCCGAAGCAGGCCGAAGAGGCCATGGGCACGCTGGATATCCTCATCAACAATGCCGGCCTGACGCGCGACAATCTTTTCATGCGGATGAAGGATGAAGAGTGGGATGAAGTCATCCGCGTCAACCTCACCGCCGCTTTCCGTCTCTCGCGCGGCGTCCTGCGCGGCATGATGAAGCGCCGCTGGGGCCGCATCATCGGCATCACCTCCGTTGTCGGTATCACGGGCAATCCGGGGCAGGGGAACTATGCGGCATCCAAGGCCGGCATGATCGGCATGACGAAGTCTTTGGCACAGGAAGTGGCGAGCCGTAACATAACGGCGAACTGCATCGCGCCGGGCTTCATCCGCAGTGCCATGACCGATGCATTGAACGAGGAACAGCAGGGACGCATTATGTCCACGATTCCCGCTGCGCGCCTCGGCGAGGGTGCCGAAATCGCCGCGGCGGCAGTCTTTCTCGCAAGCGAGGAAGCCGCCTATGTCACGGGTCAGACCCTTCACGTCAATGGCGGCATGGCAATGATCTAG